In Labeo rohita strain BAU-BD-2019 chromosome 4, IGBB_LRoh.1.0, whole genome shotgun sequence, the DNA window CACGTCACAACTGACCACCAAGAACCTcatcacgtctcagctgatccCCTAGAGCCTCATCATGTATCAACtgacccaagccacgcagagcccacgctcccaagccaagCAGAACTCACATTCCCAAGCCACAAGTCCACAGCATCCACATCCTCAAGGCCaacagacatcccactatctactgtgctgcctgtaatggccgttgccattttcagtgtgtgggctgcacactgtgctccagagacCTCGTcagtccacgagtctgctccagaggcctcgtctgccCATGAGTatgctccagaggcctcatctgtccacgagtctgctccagaggcctcatctgtccaAGAATTCACGCCAGTACCTCCTGAGGTATCAGCTCACACTGTAGATCCTCCAAAGGAGGTGGCATCTatttatgaactcactgccatgtctgcccaagaatctgcgcccatgcctccagaggtgtcagcacctgctgtagatcctcctatgggggcggtgtcctcctatgaactctctacctgtcatgccacggccaaggAAGTCGTCCGTGAACACActgctctgctatggatgtcactagttccactgtggatatctctgctcctgtctgctctgcctacctcaccatggcttcctgttctgcctgctttgcctgcctcgccatggctccctgctctacctgctctgcctactccaccatggcttcctactttgccattgctccacggcccaggccctccagtgtttcacggtctgctactgctccacggcccaggtcctcaaagtttccactgtctgcctcagctccatggtccaggtcctccagtgcttcactgtctgcctcagctccatggcccaggtcctccagtgttccactgtctgccacagctccacggtccaggtcctccaaggttccactgtctgcctcagctccatggtccaggtcctccagtgcttcactgtctgccactgctccatggcccaggtcctccagtgcttcactgtctgtccctgctccacgatccaggcccacctcctctacatggacctggccctccgtcccaccccctgtgttgcctctgttcccccaccctcctggactgttgttgtttgagtGCCAGGGGTCGCTCctgggggggggattctgtaacgccacgccagcagagggagcccttacccatgaactgactgttgctgctccctctgctgtctcgttggtaacttcctgtttggtggccataaagggaggccatttccaaacagacattgcaaagtattgttttgctctagtggactctaccaagcgtttccctgatttcattgccttgttttttgttatttgccaCGGTTTTGCTTTGTTGcattgtctttgttttctgCCATAGTTTGCCtcgttcattgccatagtttttgccaaGTTTCACAGCCCTGTTCATTTGTCACTTTTTagactgctctctctggtttttggactctgcctgttttgtggattacgcTATTGTTTTACCTTCGTcacactgtttgtttggatattgaccctgcctgtttgactactgtataaataaagctcgcacttggatcttacacgcttcctacgagtccgcCTTACAATGTATTAGTTctactacaataaaataaatgtgaggCTGATTCATCAATAAGACCACAAAATCAGCAAGTTGCAACACTTTCAATACATTTACAGATAGATGAATTAAACCAGTTGTTCACATCTTTTACGTTGTTGTGCTTGTTATAACATGATAACGTCAACATGGCAGATGACCTATTTTCCAAACCTACATTTTGTTCATcctcattcattctttttttttttcctcaggggTCTGCTGAACATTATCTCTAGGTGCTGTTTGAACTTGCCCTGCTTCGGGCAGACTGGCTGCGTCCCAGTTCACTGAAGGCGTTGGAACTCCAGCAACATCCATCCATGTTCATATAGTCCATTTACGCCGATACAACGTCACATTTGGGTTGTTATTATGTGGCGTATAAAGATTAATGTCACTATATTCTCATTCTGATCAGTTTTTCTCATGCTGGTATACTTTATAGTTAAACATGCGCGTTTACTAAAACTACACATCTCTTAAGCAGCAGGCACATTACTGAACACCCGGGTTATTGCATAAGGTTTGTCTAACCCAATGAGAACAAACCACATGCTGTCTCTGAGGTCTGATTTGGATAACAGCACAGTACAACAATGCTACAAAAGGAAATTCCTGTAACTCATATATACTTTGCCCATGATGTCATGTCATTTGAAAAACAGGTTTCATTTCAGTTTCTGGGCTGTTTTTCCAGATTCAAGTACAGAACAAGAAACTCACAAGCGTCCTCAGTTTTCATGGTAAGTTAATAAATACACAACAGTAATTTCGAAAACATATTACAATAGTTTTTGTGCTCATTAATAAAACTCAAAGGCAATTGTTTACTCTTTACAAAGTAATTATAACTGTTTATCACAAATCAGATGACTTTCTGTATCTTCAGGTGTTTTTCTGCTTGTCCTACAGGAGTGAATGGGTGAAGAGTGATGGCGTCTGTTTCAGAACAGATTTTGGATGCTCTGGATGATCTAGACACAGAAAAACTGAAGAGATTTAAATGGCACTTAAAGAATTATAAAGGCTTTTCAGCTGCTGATCTGGAGAAGGCAGACGCTCCTGACACAGTGGATCTGATGATGAAGCGTTTCGGACCACAAAAAGCTGTGAAGATCACGGTGAACATCCTGAGGAAGATGAACCACAACCATCTGGCTGAAGAGTTAGAGAAGAAACACAAGCAAGGTAACaggttaaaatgaaaattaaattgttaactgtgtcttaaaaataaaattaaatagttaCACTAAACAAGGCtcatatatcaaatatatgaaTCAAAAGATCAaccatatatttcatataggaAATACTGCATTTTCTATAATTGGTGTTTGACAGAGTGAATGTTTCCAGAATACATGTACTGTTGTCTTAGAGCTGATTCCTCTTTGTTCtgctgatgtgtttgtgttgtttaatGTCACTATATTCTCATTCTGATCAGTTTCTCTCACACAGATCAGGTTGAGGGCAGTATTGAGGATCCTGCACTTGCTGGAGCTGAATTAAAACCAGCTGGGGGTAAATACTGATTACTGTCTGTACCGGGAAACCACAAATTTGggtttattcttattttaatcaTATGGACTCCTTGTGTAGATGCCAGAGAAAATAGCAAACAGCAATTACAGGGCAAAACACTGATATAGGATATTATTCCATGCTCTGTCtgaatactggattctgattggctggcaggtatgccgtaaaactgtttaatgcacaggtagttccaagtcagtttaatcacaGTTCGATATTAATGCGCTGCTTTAATTGATGCACacaagcgcacacacacacgcacacacacacacacacacacacacagagaggtCGGAGATCACATTACGCTGCgcacatacataaacatgttGTCAACGCTTCCttgcaatttttattaataaaatagcctaGATCGCTGTTCGTGAATGAATTAGTTGTTTGCAGAGAGAGACGCGCAGCAGGCAGGTAATAAGCACACACAACTgtcatctctctttctctcgatCAATCAATcgataattaattgaaataaa includes these proteins:
- the LOC127164315 gene encoding NACHT, LRR and PYD domains-containing protein 6, with translation MASVSEQILDALDDLDTEKLKRFKWHLKNYKGFSAADLEKADAPDTVDLMMKRFGPQKAVKITVNILRKMNHNHLAEELEKKHKQDQVEGSIEDPALAGAELKPAGGKY